GTGAGAGCCACAAGCTAAAATCAGTTgatgtttaatttaatttaccacCCTTTCTAGAAAACTCAGTGTTCTGTTGAGtctcatttctttctgcctttcagtGGAAAGCCAAagataatatattaatatattaaaatattatatatactAGAAATATATTATGTAAAATCTATAGTAGCATAATATAATAGTAgcataatatataatataatacataaataacaaaaaagaagaattaagaaGGTAAAGTAATCTGAAATAAGAACTTGCTCTCTTCTATGAGCTGCAGAAAATCAAGTCACCTTCAGAGCAAAGTTactcattgcttttttttgtttgtttttcaaaggccCTGGAAATCACCCGCCTTGAACTTGAATTAGGCAAAGACTACACATTACAATGGAGATAAAATGCCTGCAAATACTGCTGGACGTAGAGCTGAACTTTCTCATCTTCACaaattgtttttcccttctccttctgtcTCTTTGACCTCTTAAAATACTTGGCACTATAAATGTGTACAGTCAGTTTGTGTTAAGTTATTATGTGCAGAAAGGAGCCGTGGTTTAGTGCTGATCCCGGCTAGCTACACGCTGTCCTCGTAAAGTGgaatttgttggtttttaaaCGTTATGGCACTTCAATATGACTTggtctttcaaaatgaaaatataaatgtgaAATGAGGTGATTTCTCTAAGTTGAATTTCTGGCTGATGTCCTGCTCActgtgttttataaaaatattagcGTGAACTGCGGGTATACGGGGCAATAAATCTGCACACATTTAGTTCCCGTCTTCATTTTGAAGTCATGGCggcagagaaatatttcagggAAATCACGTGGATtgatttaaaatgataaaaagcatCAAGTGGGCTGAAAATAGCATATTTTTAACACGGTCTGGGCTGACAACCACGGCGTGGTGTAAGCCAGCGCTGGGAGGGGACATCAGCAGCCCCGAGCAGTCTCGCGCCGGCAGCAGGCTGCGGAGCTCTCACTCATTCCCCACCCTTTGGCCCAAAAGTGTGGTTCTTTTGGGTTCTGCAATGCCCCTGCGCTGGGTCGGGCTGTCTACTCTTCTTTGAGAGTGGATGGTGGGTGAAAAAGTCTGACGCCCCGAGCGGTTTACCTTGTAAAGGTGAGCCCTTGTCACCCTCCCACCCGTGTTTCCCTCCCCACGACGTCAGCCCCCTACAGATGCAAGCCAGAACCTATCAACCGTACAGACGTTAGATGTATTTATTGGACCTGGACAGCCAAACCAGGCAAGACAGAGGGGTGAGGAGCTGATCTGGGCACGCGTGCTCCTCCCTGACCCCTTATCCTTCCAGCAGACCACACAGGCCAGAGATTAAAGCCCAAGGTGCAGAGGTCCCCCAAAGGGGGCTGAATTTCAGATGCAACAAAGAACCAGGTGTGATGGGAACATGGTGGGATTACAGGTGAGATGGAGCAGAGGCGCGCACACACAAGGCACAAACACGAGCACACACTTTGGGAAGGAGCGTGGGAACATGCATCTTTCCATGAAACCCAGAAGACCCAAACACAACATCCAGCTTTATTTGAACGGACCTGAGGCAGGTTGGAAGGCACGAGGGTCTGCGCAGAGGAACGGAGCAGCCAAAGCAATGCCGGTTGAACACGCACCATTTCTGCCTCTTGGGGACTCCGAGGCAGACAACGAGGAATCAGGCATGGCCCGAGAGAATGGATTGCCTTAGCTGATAGAGAAAATCTTTAGGGGATAGTTCTTCTCACGCCTCTTCGTAGTCCATCTGGAATCCCTCTTCCAGATCtgcaaaagagagaagcagcagcattggAAATGGCTTCTCTTCAGTCTTGGACCTCAATATGCAGATAAATTTCAGAATCAAAAGAGGGAGGAGGgtgagaatcatagaatcatttaggttggaaaagacctttaagatcatcaagtccaacgGTAAACCTAACGCTACCAAAtctaccactaaaccatgtccctaagtgccacatctacgcatcttttaaatacctccagggatggtgactcaaccacctTCGAGGAGCAATCCTGTTCAAATTCTCTATACAGAACAACCTCCCAAAATAGCTTTGAACAAAATGtttggttcctttttttttctttggaaaggacAGTGGAATAACAGTCAAACCCGGTCATTTTctggcaaagaaaatgaagtccCAGGATTCTAAGAATTCGTGTGGCCTAATGGAAGTGAAATATTTACCTCTTCTCTTCATCAGgcagtgggagaagaaaaagatgaggccATTGATGGTAAAGAATGAACCCCCAACAATGATGTCTCGAATCCAGCTGATTTTATGGCCTGGGAAGGAATCAATGGTGACTTTACCATGGTGCAACCTTTGCCTCCAACAGAGATGATTGATAACTCCTACTGTGAGCAAGCCCATCAGTAGCTAGGCCCATCTTAGAGGGAAGGAGGTGAACTTCCCTCCAGCTCTATAAATCCCCTCTGTGGTGATCTTGGGAATGGGCATAGGAGTCAATGGATGTCAAGACTGTGACAAAATGTTGCCTAGCAGATAGACAGGCCTACCAATAAAATGGTAAGCTGTGTTTGCCACCCTATTGCATATGCCAAATCAGCTGTAGTGGTCCCTTGGAGATGGCTAGATGTTTAGCTCTTGGGAATCTATGGTGTATATCCCTCCAGGAGAATGATGGATTGTCGAAAAAAAGTTGTGGTCTCATCAGAAAAGCCAGACAAGGTGATGAGACAGTTTTCTCAATGAGATCTTTTTCTCCAGTATCCCTCCTCATTTTTGTCCATAAAAACATGGGCAGGTATGGCAATGAGCTCATTTAGTGATGGAtaaagaaactgaggcagagagatGGATGGCCACAGGACAGGAAGGGATAGAGATGAGACTCATGGATGTGTTCATAGGCAAGCAAACAGGTAGTGAACTAGCTAATGATGGGTCAGTAGTTACTAGATGCTCTAGTGAGGAAGGGTTTGAAAACTCACTTTTCAGGTTGACGCTGATCCAGCTGCTCCTTTCTGAGCGAACAGGACGTGTAGACTTAATTACAAAATAGGCACAACTGTAAGACCCAGAGACCATCTCTCCTGTGATCCTGAGGCTGAAGCTGTAGTTTTTCACGTTCGATACTGGGATGGAGACTGCAAGTCCAAAGTCTGCATAGTACTGGACTTCTTTAACATCATCTGAAGAtgaggggaaggagcagagcaggttGACGTGGTTCCCAGGTCTATAGACCTGCTGCTGAGGATCCAGGGATAAAGTTGGGGCCgtgggagcagctggggaagaaacaaacaataaaaaacccaagcaataGGCTATCTGTTGACGTCAGGGCCTGTGTGCAAACCCCGTGATCTTTCCCAATGTCTCGATGTGGGAAAAAAGACCCATGGTTCTCAGAGATAAAAACTCAAAGAAGCTTAAgcagtttctttgttttcactgaaatgcagaaaataagtatttttacatGTCCCAAGTAGGGAGGCATGTAATACACCCCAAGCCCTAACGAAAGCCTTGGGGAAGCTTACTGCTGTACGACCTCTTGGAGGTGACACAGCTGTTTGGCCAACTTATTCCTGCTTTCTCAGAGAAATCCAGGAGCACGAAAGGAGCTTGTGAGAGGCCAGAGCAACTTCATTTGTGCATTGGCAACCAAATGATAGGGCCATCGGACTAGATGATGCTCTAAAGGGAGGTGTGCAGTGTCTGGGCCGATGGTACCCAAGCCATATAGACAAGACCAACCTACCCTGAACCGTAAGTGAAAGAGGAAGGCTCCTGTTGGAAGGAATTTCTTGTCCGGACTCCTTCAGAAAGTACATGCACGTGTACTCCCCAGAAGATGCTTTCGTAGCTGTAACGTGGAGCCAGGCAGTTGTGAGGGAGTAAGGTGTTTGCAGGTCGATTTGCTCCCCAGTTTGATTGAAGAAACGAAATCCACCTATTTTCCTCATTGTCGGAGCCAAGCATATGATAGCGACATGTTCCCCTTCATAATAGACATCATGCCTGGGGTCCGCGGAGAGTATAGGGACTGGCAGAGGCTCTGAGGATGAAAGAAAGGATTTGGAGGATGGGAGGGAActttcagagaggaaaaggaaagtgagACACCCCTTTTCCCTCCATTTTACAAAACATGGCTCAGCCTCGCCTCATTGACAGCTGGAGAGCATCTTGTGAGAGGTCAAGCTGCACTTACCTGCAAAGGACACAGCCAACGGTAGCAGCTGGAGGAAAGCTGCCAGAAAGTTGCATTGAGACGACAAGAGAGAGGAGActgcagaaaagagagaaaagcagtcaCTTACACAGCCACTGCCCTATGAAGTCCTGCCCCTCTTGGCCATCAGTCAAGAGCGGCATCCTCTCCTCAACATTATAGATTTATAGAGGTCATAGTTCCTTTCTGTGCCACCGTGGCATGGAAAACCTAGACCGATCAGGGAGAAAACCCATGAAACAATTTCACATGCCAATGAGGTCACCCATCAAAAAAAGTATCTAGAAAACTCAACATGTCCCTGAACTTATCTTTTAGCTACTTGCAACATATGTTGCATGAGattatttcttctgttagaAGCGGTTTGGTGACCGCCAACCAATTGATTGATATCAGCCCTAAGAAATGGTAtcttgaaactgaaagaaatgggGCTGCTGGAGTCCTCACAGGGTTAGGAAGGACAGGAGAGAATTAGGAAGGACAGGAGATCTGATGGGTCCTAGCAGGGGAGAAAGGTGGCGTTGAGCCAGGGTGCAGGGCAGGATGAGCTCAAGGTCAACTTACATCAAATACCAGGCTGCAGGAAGGAATCTGTGGGGTTTCTGGCCAGCTCTGAGGTGGGGGTTGTTGGGATTCTCTGGATCTGGTTAACTCCCAGCCCCCGTCCCACCCCTGTCTCTCATGTCTCTATCCACAAATAACTAACTGCACTGGAAAAGTCacatttcttccccctttgATATCTATAGACAAGTGTCCCAAGTCATCCAGATGcaaattcttgttttcaaaCTGCTGATGTCCTggttaaaaaatactttgactTCTTTGCAACTAAGCTTCCCAGAGATACGttggaggaaataaaaaccccaatgctctcaaagcaaaataaaaatagaaaaattgttcgtgctgggtttttgtttggtttggtgtcttttttcttgctaatgtgaaaaaaggaaacatcttcCAGACCTCATCAGCATCTTCATTTTGAGTACTAGAGCATTGGTGTGAGCTGCCAGGAATCACTAAGCTGCCAACATCTCCATCCATCAAATTTCTGTCTCTCCATGGAAAGAGGCTAGCGTGTCCCAAAACCGATGACCTCTTCCTTTCTacctcctggaaaaaaaggcttaGACTTGGGCAACTTGAGAGTAATCCAAGCACCTTAATTCTGGTCTCGACTTCTGTTGGTGATGCCCTAGAGATTTATCCTGCCTATTTGGGGGTGTTTCAGTCAAGAAGTTAAATGCTGTGCAAGTGTTGCAGATGTGGAAATCCAGGATAAGTCTCAGCTGGACTAGTGACATGAAGGATGCAGTTGGGTGATGTCTTGCCATTGCAACTGTGGGGCAGCAGATGTAatcagctgttttctgctgaaaattgcCTCCCACACACAGAGCATTTGAACCTTGTGTCTTTTGTAACAGGGTGAGATGCGCAGAGGAAGAGGATGCATGCAAATAAATGACCCTTCTTTCCAGTGCCCACTGATGATGCTGAAAAATTAGTGCTGAACAGAGGTGGGATAGAGGCAGGCCTGAGCATCTGATGTCCTGGAGCACAGTTTTGACCTGAGATAGATCTCTCTTAGACAGATCA
This Buteo buteo chromosome 12, bButBut1.hap1.1, whole genome shotgun sequence DNA region includes the following protein-coding sequences:
- the LOC142037534 gene encoding uncharacterized protein LOC142037534 isoform X2, which translates into the protein MIIYCLMIPFKPLPVPILSADPRHDVYYEGEHVAIICLAPTMRKIGGFRFFNQTGEQIDLQTPYSLTTAWLHVTATKASSGEYTCMYFLKESGQEIPSNRSLPLSLTVQAAPTAPTLSLDPQQQVYRPGNHVNLLCSFPSSSDDVKEVQYYADFGLAVSIPVSNVKNYSFSLRITGEMVSGSYSCAYFVIKSTRPVRSERSSWISVNLKSHKISWIRDIIVGGSFFTINGLIFFFSHCLMKRRDLEEGFQMDYEEA
- the LOC142037534 gene encoding uncharacterized protein LOC142037534 isoform X3, translated to MIIYCLMIPFISSLLSSQCNFLAAFLQLLPLAVSFAEPLPVPILSADPRHDVYYEGEHVAIICLAPTMRKIGGFRFFNQTGEQIDLQTPYSLTTAWLHVTATKASSGEYTCMYFLKESGQEIPSNRSLPLSLTVQAAPTAPTLSLDPQQQVYRPGNHVNLLCSFPSSSDDVKEVQYYADFGLAVSIPVSNVKNYSFSLRITGEMVSGSYSCAYFVIKSTRPVRSERSSWISVNLKNLEEGFQMDYEEA
- the LOC142037534 gene encoding uncharacterized protein LOC142037534 isoform X1: MIIYCLMIPFISSLLSSQCNFLAAFLQLLPLAVSFAEPLPVPILSADPRHDVYYEGEHVAIICLAPTMRKIGGFRFFNQTGEQIDLQTPYSLTTAWLHVTATKASSGEYTCMYFLKESGQEIPSNRSLPLSLTVQAAPTAPTLSLDPQQQVYRPGNHVNLLCSFPSSSDDVKEVQYYADFGLAVSIPVSNVKNYSFSLRITGEMVSGSYSCAYFVIKSTRPVRSERSSWISVNLKSHKISWIRDIIVGGSFFTINGLIFFFSHCLMKRRDLEEGFQMDYEEA